In the Sebastes fasciatus isolate fSebFas1 chromosome 20, fSebFas1.pri, whole genome shotgun sequence genome, one interval contains:
- the rpl38 gene encoding large ribosomal subunit protein eL38, producing the protein MPRKIEEIKDFLLTARRKDAKSVKIKKNKDNVKFKVRCSRYLYTLVITDKEKAEKLKQSLPPGLAVKELK; encoded by the exons ATG CCTCGCAAGATAGAAGAAATCAAAGATTTCCTGCTTACAGCCAGGAGGAAGGATGCCAAGT CCGTAAAGATCAAGAAGAACAAGGACAATGTTAAATTCAAGGTGCGCTGCAGCAGGTACCTGTACACCCTGGTCATCACAGACAAGGAGAAGGCTGAGAAGCTCAAGCAGTCCCTTCCCCCAG GTCTGGCTGTGAAGGAGCTCAAGTAA